Proteins co-encoded in one Montipora capricornis isolate CH-2021 chromosome 12, ASM3666992v2, whole genome shotgun sequence genomic window:
- the LOC138026223 gene encoding synaptotagmin-7-like, protein MNSSVVVAAGLATGIPVVVLVSIYVVYCCCRRKLEDRSQEPRLWRRDAHTCRDPYIPPFVPRIVQKFVQHSHHGTRKSSSATSIQTSPVEEKSFFSEDSGSYRTAPDDSGLPEKRHSLGSFEALNVPTVRRTSLLQLSTSSGESSESIYEQRKSSDVKSPRNFPKSSSKSFEFVRPIPVKPLITITRVESRDDMSTTKAHVPDADPSGQSHSDSQVLPIRRSPKPSRSLDNVSVPSRSSQERKRSTDRSLGGTGKKKESTSGVEGDQSKQATPARIPVNIPSKVIHSRKDGRRRSSHSGLGRLNVALHYKQTTCDLFIKILQARELPPKDLRNNTSSPYIRVYALPSRRHNHRTTVIEKNLHPVWNELFIISGLTLSDIRQLALQFLVIHHQPVSRNVVIGEVILTLGTMDLSGDEVNVWKELRPHHFQNILGELHLSVCHQPLSSKLSVTILEARNLPKISSLNIGDPYVKLELFSTNHRLAKKKTRVKKKTVNPKFAQTFTFDLGGKMSLDHMTLMCTVMVQDSSGCHERIGQVVLSTAAGDGPEFDHWSQVVCNPHCPIDQWHVIHE, encoded by the exons ATGAATAGTTCAG TGGTGGTGGCAGCTGGCTTAGCAACTGGTATTCCAGTTGTGGTTCTTGTGTCGATATACGTGGTATATTGCTGCTGCCGGCGTAAGCTTGAGGATCGTTCACAAGAGCCTCGTCTTTGGCGAAGGGATGCGCATACCTGTCGTGACCCCTATATTCCACCTTTTGTACCAAGGATTGTACAGAAATTTGTGCAGCATTCTCATCATGGAACTCGTAAAAGTAGCAGTGCAACTTCAATACAGACATCGCCTGTAgaagaaaaatcattttttagTGAAGATTCAGGATCGTACCGAACAGCCCCAGATGATTCTGGCTTGCCAGAAAAAAGGCACAGTCTGGGAAGTTTTGAGGCTCTTAATGTGCCAACAGTTAGGAGAACTTCACTTCTTCAACTTAGTACATCCAGTGGAGAAAGCTCTGAAAGTATCTACGAGCAAAGAAAGAGCTCGGATGTTAAGTCCCcaagaaattttccaaaaagtaGTAGCAAGTCATTTGAATTTGTAAGGCCTATTCCTGTGAAGCCGCTCATAACAATCACGCGAGTAGAATCTAGAGATGACATGAGTACCACAAAAGCTCATGTACCCGATGCAGATCCCAGTGGACAGAGTCATTCTGATTCACAAGTTTTGCCAATCAGGAGGTCTCCTAAGCCTTCTCGTAGCTTAGATAATGTATCAGTACCCTCAAGATCAAGTCAGGAGAGAAAGAGAAGTACAGACAGGAGTTTGGGaggaactggaaaaaaaaaagaaagtactagtggTGTTGAGGGTGATCAGAGCAAACAAGCAACACCTGCCAGGATCCCTGTGAACATTCCTTCCAAAGTTATACACTCGCGCAAGGATGGTAGACGTAGAAGTTCCCACAGTGGATTGGGGAGACTGAACGTAGCCCTGCATTACAAGCAGACAACATGTGACTTGTTCATAAAG ATTCTCCAAGCACGGGAATTACCCCCTAAGGACCTACGTAACAACACTTCTTCACCCTACATACGAGTATATGCACTTCCATCAAGAAGGCATAACCACAGGACTACAGTgattgagaagaacttgcatcCTGTGTGGAATGAACTGTTCATCATCAGTGGACTTACGCTGTCTGACATACGACAACTTGCGTTACAATTTCTCGTCATTCATCATCAACCTGTGTCACGCAATGTTGTTATAGGAGAAGTGATTCTGACATTGGGTACAATGGATCTATCAGGCGACGAAGTTAATGTCTGGAAGGAATTGAGACCACACCACTTCCAGAAT atACTCGGAGAGTTGCATTTATCTGTATGTCATCAGCCTCTTTCTAGTAAACTGTCTGTAACTATTTTAGAAGCAAGGAACTTACCAAAGATTAGCAGCCTTAATATTGGAG ATCCATATGTCAAACTAGAACTTTTCTCAACCAACCACCGGCTTGCAAAGAAAAAGactcgtgtgaagaagaaaacaGTAAATCCCAAGTTTGCTCAAACATTTACATTTGATTTGGGAGGAAAGATGTCACTTGATCACATGACCTTGATGTGCACAGTAATGGTTCAAGACTCAAGTGGATGTCATGAGCGCATCGGTCAGGTTGTGTTAAGTACTGCTGCAGGAGATGGACCAGAGTTTGATCACTGGAGTCAGGTTGTATGTAATCCACACTGCCCAATTGATCAGTGGCACGTGATCCATGAATAG
- the LOC138027635 gene encoding crossover junction endonuclease MUS81-like produces MKMASKRLKKQRECPNPLFLKWLEDWRDEAKQRNSKLQYTYGKAAAALRKYPLPLSCGKDAMILDNIGDMIARRLDKAFEEYNAHNQEVLESASIQEDYNNKGEMDPTGLSLNVPSPPLLGVDIDFGRKTTTKKKPVRRKSTREYIPAYRSGPFALLLTLYRQSQKPNYRGYMTRAELQKEAQPLCDASFTMPDPGSHYTAWSSMSTLTKKGLILKTNNPARYTLTDAGCVLVAKLENVTRSDSLTSTSNTSNSRLSGPSPPGCSEKNFTFSSVKPSTWENNKPEWDICVDIAKLSDPHKQEIHVERSANFTKVKERGKNNVEPKRIIEEDSVCASPEFVLRPGTFDILLCVDVNETSTGQAKSRKEGLAPELKKNGVQFDVRKLQLGDFLWVARERTFPTPGCLSVPVARELVLDHIVERKRMDDLCGSIIDGRFREQKFRLLHCGLKHPIYLVEDFGSIQHMSLPESTLQQAIVNTQVVDGFFVKRTHDLKESVAYLTVMTRYLQRIYSNKTLVSCSQRRLEEANSSTSRQTDKKYLMSFPDFNDSTVKNKVMTVREVFAKQLMQISGMSPDKAVAILDRYPTPKSLFDAYSLLSSVKDKELLLSALKCGKNQRNLGPTLSRLIYILYSSPTLS; encoded by the exons ATGAAAATGGCCTCAAAACGCCTAAAGAAGCAACGTGAATGCCCCAACCCTCTCTTTTTGAAGTGGCTGGAAGATTGGAGGGATGAAGCAAAACAAAGGAACTCCAAACTGCAGTACACTTACGGAAAG GCAGCTGCAGCTTTGAGGAAGTATCCTTTACCTTTGAGCTGTGGAAAGGATGCAATGATACTTGATAACATTG GAGACATGATTGCTCGGCGGCTGGATAAAGCATTTGAAGAGTATAATGCACACAATCAAGAAG TTTTAGAAAGTGCCAGTATTCAGGAAGATTACAACAACAAAGGAGAAATGGACCCCACGGGTTTATCACTGAATGTTCCTTCTCCACCTTTACTGGGTGTAGACATTGATTTTGGAAGGAAGACAACAACTAAG AAAAAGCCAGTGAGGAGGAAAAGTACTCGTGAGTACATTCCAGCTTACAGATCAGGCCCCTTTGCCTTGTTGCTGACCTTGTACAGGCAAAGTCAA AAGCCCAACTATCGTGGATACATGACACGTGCAGAGCTTCAAAAGGAAGCCCAGCCACTTTGTGATGCTTCATTCACCATG CCTGATCCAGGAAGTCATTATACAGCTTGGTCTTCAATGTCTACTTTGACAAAGAAAGGACTTATTCTGAAGACCAACAATCCTGCAAG GTATACATTGACAGATGCTGGCTGTGTGTTAGTGGCAAAGCTTGAGAATGTTACACGATCTGACAGTTTGACATCAACATCAAATACTTCAAACTCAAGACTTAGTGGTCCGTCCCCACCAGGCTGCAGTGAAAAGAACTTCACTTTCAGTTCAGTTAAGCCATCCACATGGGAAAATAACAAGCCAGAATGGGATATTTGTGTGGACATTGCCAAACTAAGTGACCCCCATAAACAAGAGATACATGTAGAAAGGTCGGCCAATTTTACCAAGGttaaagaaagaggaaaaaacaATGTTGAACCCAAAAG AATTATTGAAGAAGACAGTGTCTGTGCCTCCCCAGAGTTCGTCCTAAGGCCAG GTACTTTTGATATTCTTTTATGTGTTGATGTCAATGAGACATCAACAGGACAAGCCAAGTCAAGGAAAGAAGGCCTGGCCCCTGAACTGAAGAAAAACG GAGTGCAATTTGATGTGCGTAAATTGCAACTTGGTGACTTCCTGTGGGTGGCGCGAGAACGAACTTTTCCCACACCAG GTTGTTTATCCGTGCCAGTGGCTCGCGAATTAGTGTTGGATCACATCGTTGAAAGAAAGAGAATGGATGATCTTTGTGGAAGTATTATTGATGGACGATTTCGAGAGCAGAAG TTTCGCTTACTCCATTGTGGGCTGAAACACCCTATCTACCTGGTGGAAGATTTTGGTTCCATTCAACACATGAGCCTTCCAGAGAGCACATTACAACAAGCTATTGTCAACACTCAG GTCGTTGACGGTTTTTTTGTGAAGCGGACACACGATTTGAAGGAGTCTGTTGCTTACTTAACAGTGATGACTCGATACCTTCAAAGAATTTACTCA AATAAGACTCTGGTAAGTTGTTCTCAAAGGAGACTTGAGGAAGCCAATTCAAGCACATCAAGACAAACAGATAAGAAGTACCTCATGAGTTTTCCAGACTTCAACGACTCAACTGTTAAGAATAAG gtTATGACAGTGAGAGAGGTATTTGCCAAACAGCTCATGCAGATAAGTGGAATGTCACCAGACAAAGCTGTTGCTATTCTTGATAGATATCCTACTCCCAAAAG cCTTTTTGATGCATACAGTTTACTTAGCAGTGTGAAAGACAAAGAATTGCTTCTCTCCGCTCTGAAGTGCGGCAAAAACCAAAG AAATCTTGGCCCGACCCTGAGCAGACTGATATATATCCTGTACAGCTCTCCTACTCTAAGTTGA